A region from the Nocardia terpenica genome encodes:
- a CDS encoding eIF2A-related protein, which yields MRILPTVAATRLRAVEGWNTDPDLERAVNLADYMGERGEITLAEALDVLHPGGTRAAKTASLNRVVAAVRACSADVELDTTGARHPEGRTIGFVAERATESEPRLAELGTVGTRFVDGQTATVSRDGKPLVRVFLSYSAEDERRAGELWKRLSEFAAIDNRFQFEFWDFKSESLLPGDDWHRKVLDAVDRGDLGIFAVSRHFLASEYIHRHELPSFVERNAAVPVLLEKMDLDKVDLKGLEGRQIFRPAGRAFDQLRGNAAKNTWVQALRDAVHNVLDCRSVAARPTDGTRDHRSDRKRSARARLTDLDSVPFLTRVLGRPGKLPGDPEQAVVQGGSRVDAVDHLLGWASSGRSPLAAVLGEYGTGKTITCQSVMREIQSQREHGRTDLPEPLYFDLRNVSGLRQREQVPTLTEILDECVRRGWSAGESGRPTATELLERAKRVTVLFIIDGLDEALVHLDGGDGSIFTRELLSLRPPRGGSDPVAGPDTKVLLSCRTHYFRTVAEQYGQFIGQHRDIAEGDDFEALLLLPFTEDQIRDYLARAVPDRDSGQVYDMLTSLHDLGDLTSRPVTLKLVAQQVSFIERRRAAGKPVYAADIYHRVVEEWLERDKGKEQLRARDKLTLMARLSAWMWRQNSRTVDLGAIEDWLHEQLTADPALGRRYGRIDPELLEEDLRTATFLVRQDSSDESETEGFRFAHSSFQEYFLARYLLEAVEDHRPGDWALQPGDETLDFLGQLIHGHRDTGVLVSTLREWSRRYHRVASELLLQYVLLAEYRDWPCPDLDGIDLTGADLLGSMMIGTPENPVNLSGARLSGADLRECRLDHVDLTAAHLESARLDHAVLHDCRLTRADLTGADLSDAFLHDCRLHSAVLAGADLRGLRHAGLDIALPLSSTAQRVELTTVTGQFVRTAAVAWSPDGTRFLSGSGEGTARIWDAGSGEPLLVLPGGARGIQSVAWSPEGATILTGARDGSVRMWNAATGELLRLFAAGEGWVGTVSWSPDGTRFLVVGSGWTAEIRDAATGRLVRELVGPVDLPRIGAWSPDGRRVLIGGCDGSLLMWDVDTGRSREWVGHTDEVTSMAWSPDGCRVLTGGEDGSALVRDVDTGEPVLILATSQGATSAAWSPDGTRLLTSDRAGHVTIWDAERGVALSTLHDDDDKAAVAWSPDGTRILTGSVLGTVSVRDVRTGRIMHCGYGFSWIETVAWSPDGSEIVLTGSGVGWPTKVLSADTGELRAVFPAGGASVAWSPQGTRILAANSAAVVVWDIRSGEPAWRLQGNGMVEAVAWSPDGTRVFVGCTDEVVTSWAVGSDRPVLLADFSHTAKSAAWSPDGTRILVGTEADGTQIWDVDHLECVLTLRDTEAVRAVAWSPDGDRILTGDGEGAVCVWDATDGELLRQLAGHRDRVRAVAWAPHGDRVLTGSDDQSVRMLDAATGEQLRELIGHTDWVRAVAWSPDGTRVASCGCDGSVRIWDADSGHEILHIAVLPDGEIASWTPGADALRYATAGAWRHLRAACYDAEGRILGLQPHEPYFTPEIAPAAGQRTLGTTRFGRYFRPLLPVAPAETTSAAGVPGGARRVRRT from the coding sequence ATGCGAATCCTGCCGACGGTCGCGGCAACGAGACTTCGGGCGGTCGAGGGGTGGAATACGGATCCGGACCTAGAACGTGCTGTGAACCTGGCCGATTACATGGGCGAGCGCGGAGAGATCACCCTCGCCGAGGCGCTCGACGTCCTGCACCCGGGCGGAACCCGAGCCGCCAAGACTGCTTCGCTGAACCGAGTGGTCGCCGCCGTGCGTGCCTGCTCCGCCGATGTCGAGTTGGATACGACCGGAGCCCGGCATCCGGAGGGCCGCACGATCGGATTCGTCGCGGAGCGGGCAACCGAATCCGAGCCCCGGCTTGCCGAATTGGGCACGGTCGGAACGAGATTCGTGGATGGGCAGACGGCCACGGTGAGCCGGGACGGTAAGCCGCTGGTCCGGGTATTCCTGAGCTACAGCGCCGAGGACGAGCGCCGGGCGGGGGAGTTGTGGAAGCGGTTGTCGGAGTTCGCGGCCATCGATAACCGATTCCAGTTCGAGTTCTGGGATTTCAAGTCGGAGAGTTTGTTGCCGGGGGATGACTGGCATCGGAAGGTACTGGACGCGGTTGATCGGGGCGATCTCGGAATCTTCGCCGTCAGTCGGCATTTCCTGGCGAGTGAATACATTCACCGGCACGAGCTGCCGTCGTTCGTGGAACGCAATGCCGCCGTGCCGGTGCTGCTGGAGAAGATGGATCTGGACAAGGTCGATCTGAAAGGATTGGAGGGCAGGCAGATCTTCCGGCCGGCCGGTCGCGCCTTCGATCAATTGCGTGGGAATGCCGCGAAAAATACCTGGGTGCAGGCACTTCGGGACGCAGTGCACAATGTCCTCGATTGCCGCTCCGTGGCTGCGCGTCCGACCGACGGCACCCGCGACCACCGCTCCGACCGGAAGCGATCGGCGCGAGCCCGGCTGACCGACCTGGACTCGGTGCCCTTCCTCACCAGGGTCCTGGGCCGTCCCGGGAAACTCCCGGGAGACCCGGAACAGGCTGTGGTACAGGGTGGTTCGCGCGTCGACGCGGTCGATCACCTGCTCGGATGGGCGTCCTCCGGACGGTCTCCGCTCGCGGCGGTGCTGGGGGAGTACGGCACCGGAAAGACGATCACCTGCCAATCGGTGATGCGCGAGATCCAGTCGCAGCGAGAGCACGGCCGGACCGACCTACCCGAGCCGCTGTACTTCGACCTGCGCAATGTGAGCGGCCTGCGACAGCGAGAACAGGTCCCGACCCTGACCGAGATCCTCGACGAGTGCGTGCGACGAGGCTGGAGCGCAGGCGAATCCGGACGGCCCACCGCGACCGAACTGCTCGAGCGTGCCAAACGGGTGACGGTGCTGTTCATCATCGACGGACTCGACGAGGCACTAGTGCACCTGGACGGCGGCGACGGGTCGATCTTCACCCGAGAACTGTTGAGCCTGCGCCCACCTCGCGGCGGCAGCGACCCGGTGGCGGGCCCGGACACCAAGGTCCTGCTGTCCTGCCGGACGCATTACTTCCGCACCGTCGCAGAGCAATACGGGCAGTTCATCGGCCAGCACCGCGACATCGCCGAAGGAGACGACTTCGAGGCGTTGCTCCTGCTCCCGTTCACCGAAGACCAGATCCGCGACTACCTGGCTCGCGCCGTCCCCGACCGCGACTCCGGCCAAGTCTACGACATGCTCACAAGTCTCCACGACCTCGGCGACCTCACCAGCCGCCCGGTCACCTTGAAGCTTGTGGCACAACAGGTTTCGTTCATCGAGCGGAGACGAGCGGCCGGGAAGCCCGTGTACGCGGCCGATATCTACCACCGCGTCGTCGAGGAGTGGCTGGAACGCGACAAGGGCAAGGAGCAGCTGCGGGCACGCGACAAACTGACCCTGATGGCTCGCCTGTCGGCGTGGATGTGGCGGCAGAACAGCCGCACGGTCGATCTGGGGGCCATCGAGGATTGGCTGCACGAGCAGCTGACCGCCGATCCGGCGCTCGGCCGCAGGTACGGGCGGATCGACCCCGAACTGCTGGAGGAGGACCTCCGCACGGCCACCTTCCTGGTTCGGCAGGACAGTTCGGACGAATCCGAGACCGAGGGATTCCGCTTCGCGCACAGCTCTTTTCAGGAGTACTTCCTGGCCCGGTACCTGCTGGAAGCCGTGGAGGACCATCGGCCCGGCGACTGGGCCCTGCAGCCCGGTGACGAAACACTCGACTTCCTCGGCCAATTGATCCACGGCCATCGCGACACCGGGGTGCTGGTATCGACCCTGCGCGAATGGAGTCGCCGCTATCACCGCGTCGCGAGCGAACTGCTGCTGCAGTACGTCCTGCTCGCCGAATACCGGGACTGGCCGTGCCCCGATCTCGACGGCATCGACCTGACCGGCGCGGACCTTCTCGGCTCGATGATGATCGGGACTCCGGAGAACCCGGTGAACCTGTCCGGGGCCCGGCTGTCCGGTGCGGATCTGCGCGAATGCAGGCTGGACCATGTGGATCTCACCGCTGCGCACCTCGAGTCGGCACGGCTCGATCATGCGGTCCTGCACGATTGCCGACTCACCCGAGCCGACCTGACCGGCGCGGACCTGTCGGATGCCTTTCTGCACGACTGCCGGTTACATAGCGCCGTTCTGGCCGGTGCGGACTTGCGTGGCCTACGCCACGCGGGCCTCGATATCGCACTGCCCCTCTCATCGACCGCACAGCGGGTCGAATTGACCACGGTGACAGGGCAATTCGTGAGGACTGCCGCGGTCGCGTGGTCACCCGACGGTACCCGATTTCTGTCCGGCAGCGGAGAAGGGACGGCACGGATATGGGATGCCGGGAGCGGGGAACCGCTGCTCGTCCTGCCCGGTGGTGCGCGCGGCATCCAATCGGTGGCGTGGTCGCCGGAGGGGGCGACGATTCTGACCGGTGCCCGTGACGGATCGGTGCGCATGTGGAATGCCGCCACCGGTGAGCTGCTGCGATTGTTCGCGGCAGGGGAGGGCTGGGTCGGTACGGTGTCGTGGTCACCCGACGGAACGAGATTTCTCGTCGTCGGCAGCGGCTGGACCGCGGAGATACGAGACGCGGCGACCGGCAGATTGGTGAGGGAACTGGTCGGTCCCGTGGACCTGCCGAGGATCGGAGCTTGGTCGCCGGACGGGCGCCGAGTGCTGATCGGAGGTTGCGACGGATCGCTACTGATGTGGGATGTCGACACCGGGCGATCGAGGGAATGGGTCGGCCACACCGATGAGGTGACATCCATGGCCTGGTCGCCGGACGGATGCCGGGTACTGACCGGTGGGGAGGACGGGTCGGCCCTGGTGCGGGATGTCGACACCGGCGAGCCTGTGCTGATCTTGGCCACCTCCCAAGGGGCTACTTCGGCGGCGTGGTCGCCCGACGGTACGAGACTGCTCACCTCCGACCGTGCCGGGCATGTGACGATCTGGGACGCCGAGCGAGGTGTCGCCCTGTCGACGCTGCACGATGACGACGACAAGGCGGCGGTCGCCTGGTCACCCGACGGCACCCGAATCCTCACCGGAAGCGTCCTCGGGACGGTGAGTGTGCGAGACGTCCGAACCGGTCGGATAATGCACTGCGGCTACGGGTTCTCCTGGATCGAGACGGTGGCGTGGTCGCCCGACGGTTCCGAGATCGTTCTCACGGGCAGCGGCGTCGGCTGGCCGACGAAGGTGCTCAGCGCCGACACCGGTGAGCTGCGAGCCGTGTTCCCGGCGGGCGGCGCATCGGTGGCATGGTCACCGCAGGGCACTCGCATACTGGCGGCCAACAGTGCGGCGGTGGTCGTGTGGGACATCCGCAGCGGTGAACCGGCGTGGAGGCTGCAAGGAAATGGGATGGTGGAGGCGGTGGCGTGGTCGCCGGACGGCACCCGGGTGTTCGTCGGCTGCACCGACGAGGTCGTCACGTCGTGGGCGGTCGGGAGTGATCGGCCCGTGCTACTGGCCGATTTCAGCCACACCGCCAAGTCGGCGGCCTGGTCGCCGGACGGCACTCGGATACTCGTCGGAACCGAGGCCGACGGGACGCAGATCTGGGACGTCGATCACCTGGAATGCGTGCTGACCCTGCGCGACACCGAGGCGGTGCGTGCGGTGGCCTGGTCCCCAGACGGCGATCGAATCCTGACCGGCGATGGCGAAGGGGCGGTCTGCGTATGGGATGCCACGGACGGAGAGTTGTTGCGGCAGTTGGCCGGTCACCGGGACCGAGTGCGCGCGGTGGCCTGGGCGCCGCACGGCGACCGGGTGCTGACCGGTAGTGACGACCAGTCCGTGCGGATGCTGGATGCCGCCACCGGCGAGCAGCTGCGGGAGTTGATCGGTCATACCGACTGGGTGCGGGCGGTCGCCTGGTCCCCGGACGGTACACGGGTGGCGTCCTGCGGCTGCGACGGGTCGGTGCGGATCTGGGACGCAGACTCCGGCCACGAAATCCTGCACATCGCCGTGCTCCCCGACGGCGAAATCGCCTCGTGGACACCCGGAGCCGACGCCCTCCGGTACGCCACCGCAGGCGCATGGCGGCACCTGCGCGCCGCATGCTACGACGCCGAGGGCCGCATTCTCGGCCTGCAACCGCACGAGCCGTACTTCACTCCCGAGATCGCGCCCGCCGCAGGGCAACGAACCTTGGGCACCACTCGCTTCGGACGGTACTTCCGGCCGCTACTGCCGGTGGCCCCGGCCGAAACGACAAGCGCCGCCGGAGTTCCCGGCGGCGCTCGTCGTGTCCGAAGGACCTAA
- a CDS encoding Na+/H+ antiporter: MEQLILLFVLAFATILAQPLGRRTGLAPAVLMTVFGLVLALIPAVPNIKISPELILPLVLPPLLYASARRTSWQQFAANSGAILLRAVGLVVATAAAVAAVFHLWYPAVPLAAAFALGAVVAPPDPVAVGAMADRLGLPRRLVSVLEGEGLFNDVTAVVLYEVALRAVVTGRFSTWHTLLDFVVSAVVAIAVGVVLGWAGSWLMRRLDEAAWQVALGLLLPFAAYGLAEYWHGSAVLAVLICALYLTDAATDFSDAAYRIVGDSFWEVIDMLVTGIAFGVIGLELTTVLAATGPSWQRLLGGAAVVIAVVVALRLIWLLLTTALFQRWWRERRADEPYTWRESVVTWWAGMRGVVTVALALAVPFTTDSGEPFPGRAEILFTAFAVVLFTLLLQGPTLPLVVRATGVRADTEVERVLERRLWTRILRAELSRLGEIANSEDFPDEISQRLRENIERRLARADPEAAEAADDAKAVENTLRYTGRMRAISKEVLEAGRGEALAARREPGMPPDLVDRVMRRLDLRPPPLL; encoded by the coding sequence GTGGAGCAACTGATTCTGCTGTTCGTGCTGGCGTTCGCGACGATTCTGGCGCAGCCGCTGGGGCGGCGGACGGGGCTCGCCCCGGCCGTGCTGATGACCGTGTTCGGGTTGGTCCTGGCGCTGATCCCGGCGGTGCCGAATATCAAGATCTCGCCGGAGCTCATTCTGCCGCTGGTGCTTCCGCCGCTGCTGTACGCGTCGGCGCGGCGGACCTCCTGGCAGCAGTTCGCGGCGAATTCGGGGGCGATTCTGCTGCGGGCCGTGGGGCTGGTGGTCGCGACCGCCGCGGCGGTGGCGGCCGTGTTCCACCTCTGGTATCCGGCGGTGCCGCTGGCGGCGGCGTTCGCGCTGGGGGCGGTGGTGGCGCCGCCGGATCCGGTGGCGGTCGGCGCGATGGCGGATCGGCTCGGGCTGCCGCGGCGGCTGGTGTCGGTGCTCGAGGGGGAGGGCCTGTTCAACGATGTGACCGCGGTGGTGCTCTACGAGGTCGCCCTGCGGGCGGTGGTGACCGGACGCTTCTCGACCTGGCACACGCTGCTGGATTTCGTGGTGTCGGCCGTGGTCGCGATCGCGGTGGGGGTGGTGCTCGGCTGGGCCGGGAGCTGGTTGATGCGGCGGCTGGACGAGGCGGCCTGGCAGGTGGCGCTGGGACTGCTGCTGCCGTTCGCGGCCTACGGACTGGCCGAATACTGGCACGGTTCGGCGGTGCTCGCGGTCCTGATCTGCGCGCTCTATCTCACCGATGCCGCAACGGATTTCAGCGACGCGGCCTATCGGATCGTCGGCGATTCGTTCTGGGAGGTCATCGACATGCTGGTCACCGGCATCGCGTTCGGGGTGATCGGGCTGGAGCTGACCACGGTGCTCGCGGCCACCGGGCCGAGCTGGCAGCGGTTGCTCGGCGGCGCGGCGGTCGTCATCGCCGTGGTGGTGGCGCTGCGATTGATCTGGCTGTTGCTCACCACCGCGCTGTTCCAGCGGTGGTGGCGGGAGCGGCGGGCCGACGAGCCCTACACCTGGCGGGAATCGGTGGTGACCTGGTGGGCGGGCATGCGCGGGGTGGTCACCGTGGCGCTGGCGCTGGCCGTCCCGTTCACCACCGACTCGGGCGAGCCGTTCCCGGGCCGGGCCGAGATCCTGTTCACCGCATTCGCGGTGGTGCTGTTCACGCTGCTGCTGCAGGGTCCGACGCTGCCGCTGGTGGTGCGCGCCACCGGCGTCCGGGCCGACACCGAGGTCGAGCGGGTGCTGGAGCGACGGCTGTGGACCCGGATCCTGCGCGCCGAACTGTCCCGGCTCGGGGAGATCGCCAACAGCGAGGACTTCCCCGACGAGATCTCCCAGCGGCTGCGCGAGAACATCGAACGCCGCCTGGCCCGCGCCGATCCGGAGGCCGCCGAGGCCGCCGACGACGCCAAGGCGGTGGAGAACACGCTGCGCTACACCGGCCGGATGCGCGCGATCAGCAAGGAGGTGCTGGAGGCGGGCCGCGGCGAGGCGCTGGCCGCCCGCCGTGAGCCCGGGATGCCACCGGATCTTGTGGACCGCGTCATGCGCCGCCTGGATCTGCGACCACCGCCACTGCTCTAG
- a CDS encoding cation:proton antiporter, whose amino-acid sequence MDKLALVFVLLFATILAQPLSRRTGLAPAVLMTGFGCVLAVLPFVPKSHFDPNLILPLVLPPLLYASARRTSWRRFAADWAAIGLTAVGLVVATACAVAAVMYAWHPAIPLAAAVALGALVAPPDPVAVAALAGRLGLPRRLVAALEGEGLFNDVTAVVVYTVAVQAVTTGHFSGWHAVWAFVVSAVVAVAVGLGLGWCGSLLTRRLAEPSWQVALGLMLPFAAYGLAAAWGGSAVLAVLVCSLYLTEATLGSCGGEYRLMGDSFWQITEMLVTGLAFGMVGLELRIALGAVGSAWPALLGVAAAIIAVVVGLRLGWLTVTWAGLHSRWRRRDADEPYTWRETVVTWWAGQRGVVTVALALAIPLTTDAGAPFPGRSEIIFVSFAVVLFTLLVQGPTLPAVVRATGVRADPAADREFERRLWERIRAAQLARLDRIAVAERLPGPLYRGLREGFSARPTFGLGTGSDAAVATGRTVRLDGRIRRIATEIHATGRREALAARREPAAPTDVVDRVIRHLDLHATLHRPP is encoded by the coding sequence GTGGACAAGTTGGCGCTGGTGTTCGTGTTGCTGTTCGCGACGATCCTCGCGCAGCCCCTGTCGCGCCGCACCGGACTCGCGCCCGCGGTGCTGATGACCGGATTCGGCTGTGTGCTGGCCGTGCTGCCGTTCGTGCCGAAATCGCATTTCGATCCGAATCTCATTCTGCCGCTGGTCCTTCCGCCGCTGCTGTACGCGTCGGCGCGGCGCACCTCGTGGCGGCGGTTCGCGGCGGACTGGGCGGCGATCGGCCTGACCGCGGTCGGGCTGGTGGTGGCGACGGCGTGCGCGGTGGCCGCGGTGATGTACGCGTGGCATCCGGCGATACCGCTCGCGGCGGCGGTGGCGCTGGGCGCGCTGGTGGCGCCGCCGGACCCGGTGGCGGTGGCGGCGCTGGCCGGTCGGCTGGGCTTGCCGCGGCGGCTGGTGGCGGCGCTCGAGGGCGAGGGATTGTTCAACGACGTCACGGCGGTGGTGGTGTACACCGTCGCGGTGCAGGCGGTGACGACCGGGCACTTCTCCGGATGGCATGCGGTGTGGGCGTTCGTGGTGTCGGCGGTGGTGGCGGTCGCGGTCGGGCTGGGGCTGGGCTGGTGCGGCAGCCTGCTCACCCGGCGGCTCGCCGAGCCCAGCTGGCAGGTGGCGCTGGGCCTGATGCTGCCGTTCGCGGCCTACGGGCTGGCCGCGGCGTGGGGCGGTTCGGCGGTGCTGGCCGTGCTGGTGTGCTCGCTGTATCTGACCGAGGCCACGCTCGGTTCGTGCGGCGGCGAGTACCGGCTGATGGGTGATTCGTTCTGGCAGATCACCGAGATGCTGGTCACCGGGCTGGCTTTCGGAATGGTCGGGCTGGAGCTGCGGATCGCGCTGGGCGCGGTCGGCTCGGCGTGGCCCGCGCTGCTGGGGGTGGCCGCGGCGATCATCGCGGTGGTGGTCGGGCTGCGGCTGGGCTGGCTCACGGTGACCTGGGCGGGTCTGCATTCGCGGTGGCGGCGGCGCGACGCGGACGAGCCCTACACCTGGCGGGAGACGGTCGTGACCTGGTGGGCGGGGCAGCGCGGGGTCGTGACGGTCGCGCTGGCGCTGGCGATTCCGCTCACCACCGACGCCGGGGCGCCGTTTCCGGGGCGCAGCGAGATCATCTTCGTCTCGTTCGCGGTGGTGCTGTTCACGCTGCTGGTGCAGGGGCCGACGCTCCCGGCCGTGGTCCGGGCGACGGGTGTGCGCGCCGATCCCGCCGCCGACCGGGAGTTCGAGCGGCGGCTGTGGGAGCGGATCCGCGCGGCGCAGCTGGCCCGCCTGGACCGGATCGCCGTCGCCGAGCGGCTGCCCGGCCCGCTGTATCGCGGGCTGCGCGAGGGTTTTTCGGCCCGCCCGACCTTCGGCCTCGGCACCGGGAGCGACGCGGCCGTCGCCACCGGCCGCACCGTGCGCCTGGACGGCCGAATCCGCCGCATCGCCACCGAGATTCACGCCACCGGCCGCCGCGAGGCGCTGGCCGCCCGCCGCGAGCCCGCCGCCCCGACCGACGTGGTCGACCGCGTCATCCGGCACCTGGACCTGCATGCCACTCTGCATCGACCGCCCTGA
- the eutC gene encoding ethanolamine ammonia-lyase subunit EutC, producing MRSAAARAEEPESFGPEEFWSELRRSTQARIGLGRAGDAVPTEHVLRFRAAHAAARDAVHTPLDTAEFAARVAAVGLGEPLRVRSRAGDRAEYLRRPDLGRVPNAEAGQGCTDLPRVRADIGVVLADGLSPRALHEHGAAMLAALRDELGERHRLAPPVIATQARVALGDHIGESLGVTTILVLIGERPGLSVADSLGIYLTHHPRPGRADSERNCISNIHPPEGLSYRAAARVAANLVAGARRLGRSGVALKDTSGGESLGTLRAVDAEWHAGPGAG from the coding sequence ATGCGAAGCGCGGCGGCCAGGGCCGAAGAACCGGAGTCCTTTGGGCCGGAGGAGTTTTGGAGCGAGTTGCGGCGGAGTACGCAGGCGCGGATCGGGCTCGGGCGGGCGGGGGATGCGGTGCCGACCGAGCATGTGTTGCGGTTCCGGGCGGCGCATGCCGCCGCCCGCGATGCCGTGCACACGCCTCTCGATACGGCGGAGTTCGCGGCCCGGGTGGCGGCGGTGGGGCTGGGGGAGCCGCTGCGGGTGCGCAGCCGGGCGGGCGATCGGGCGGAGTATCTGCGCCGCCCCGATCTCGGGCGCGTTCCGAATGCCGAAGCCGGACAGGGCTGCACCGACCTTCCCCGGGTGCGCGCCGATATCGGTGTCGTGCTGGCCGACGGCCTGTCGCCGCGCGCCCTGCACGAGCACGGCGCGGCCATGCTGGCGGCGCTGCGCGACGAACTGGGGGAGCGGCATCGGCTCGCACCGCCGGTCATCGCCACCCAGGCTCGCGTCGCCCTCGGCGACCATATCGGCGAATCCCTCGGCGTGACAACGATTCTGGTGCTGATCGGGGAACGGCCGGGCCTCTCGGTCGCCGACAGCCTGGGCATCTATCTGACCCACCACCCTCGACCCGGCCGCGCCGACTCCGAACGTAACTGCATCTCCAATATCCACCCGCCCGAGGGGCTGAGTTACCGCGCCGCGGCGCGGGTGGCGGCCAACCTCGTCGCGGGCGCGCGCCGACTGGGCCGCTCCGGCGTCGCCCTCAAGGACACCTCGGGCGGCGAATCCCTCGGCACGCTCAGGGCGGTCGATGCAGAGTGGCATGCAGGTCCAGGTGCCGGATGA
- a CDS encoding ethanolamine ammonia-lyase subunit EutB, whose translation MTVYHQRIRGVTHTFDGLVDLLAKATPARSGDELAGCAAHSDAERAAAQWALAEVPLTAFLSDPVVPYETDEVTRLILDTHDRMAFRPIAALTVGGLRDWLLSVAATDEAAATLAAVSPGLTPEMVAAVSKLMRNQDLIAVARAARVRAGFRTTIGQPGTLATRLQPNHPTDDPRGIAAAVLDGLLLGCGDAVIGINPATDSPRATADLLHLLDEVRQRFDIPTQSCVLAHVTTTLGLIESGAPVDLVFQSIAGTEGANSGFGVTLSLLREAEQAGRSLRRGTVGDNVMYLETGQGSALSAGAHLGTDGKPVDQQTLEARAYAVARELNPLLVNTVVGFIGPEYLYDGKQIVRAGLEDHFCGKLLGLPMGVDVCYTNHAEADSDDMDTLLTLLGAAGVAFVIAVPGADDVMLGYQSLSFHDALYARRVLNLRPAPEFAAWLDRLGMLDTTGRIREIEPLSSPLRALAGSR comes from the coding sequence ATGACGGTGTATCACCAGCGGATACGGGGCGTGACCCATACCTTCGACGGCCTGGTGGACCTGCTGGCCAAGGCGACCCCCGCCCGCAGCGGCGACGAATTGGCCGGGTGCGCGGCCCATTCGGACGCCGAGCGGGCCGCCGCGCAGTGGGCGCTGGCGGAGGTGCCGCTGACCGCGTTCCTCTCCGATCCGGTGGTGCCGTACGAGACCGACGAGGTCACCCGGCTGATCCTGGACACCCACGACCGGATGGCGTTCCGCCCGATCGCCGCGCTGACCGTGGGCGGGCTGCGGGACTGGCTGCTGTCGGTGGCCGCCACCGACGAGGCCGCCGCGACGCTGGCGGCGGTCTCGCCGGGGCTGACCCCGGAGATGGTGGCGGCGGTGAGCAAGCTGATGCGCAATCAGGACCTGATCGCGGTCGCGCGGGCGGCGCGGGTGCGCGCCGGATTCCGCACGACGATCGGGCAGCCGGGCACGCTGGCCACGCGGCTGCAACCCAATCACCCCACCGACGATCCGCGCGGGATCGCCGCCGCGGTCCTGGACGGGCTGCTGCTCGGCTGCGGGGACGCGGTGATCGGGATCAATCCGGCCACCGATTCCCCCAGGGCGACAGCCGATCTGCTGCACCTACTGGACGAGGTGCGGCAGCGCTTCGACATTCCCACCCAGTCGTGCGTGCTGGCGCACGTGACCACGACGCTGGGGCTCATCGAATCCGGCGCCCCGGTGGATCTGGTGTTCCAGTCGATCGCGGGCACCGAGGGCGCCAATTCCGGCTTCGGCGTGACGCTTTCGCTGCTGCGGGAGGCGGAGCAGGCGGGCCGGTCGCTGCGGCGCGGGACCGTCGGCGACAACGTGATGTACCTCGAGACCGGGCAGGGGTCGGCGCTGAGCGCGGGCGCGCACCTGGGCACCGACGGGAAGCCGGTCGACCAGCAGACGCTGGAGGCGCGCGCGTACGCCGTTGCGCGCGAACTGAATCCGCTGCTGGTGAACACGGTGGTGGGTTTCATCGGGCCGGAATACCTCTACGACGGCAAGCAGATCGTCCGCGCCGGGCTGGAGGACCACTTCTGCGGCAAGCTGCTCGGCCTGCCGATGGGCGTGGACGTCTGCTACACCAACCACGCCGAGGCCGACTCCGACGATATGGACACCCTGCTGACCCTGCTCGGCGCGGCCGGTGTCGCCTTCGTGATCGCCGTCCCCGGCGCCGACGACGTCATGCTCGGCTACCAGAGCCTCAGCTTCCACGACGCCCTGTACGCCCGCCGAGTCCTGAACCTGCGCCCCGCACCGGAATTCGCCGCCTGGCTCGACCGCCTCGGCATGCTCGACACCACCGGCCGCATCCGCGAGATCGAGCCGCTGTCCTCCCCGCTGCGCGCCCTGGCGGGTAGCCGATGA
- a CDS encoding rhomboid-like protein: MPSVLHRYRSPWTRTIDIGTELRALGAWWTRPERIVRGLRAVHDFLGGAPASCAYAFTLFVTWWTLRGISDIAGHRLILSLSTNLHNMRRDPLQVLVASAFWTDGGLPWVGILGFLTVMAFAERWLGTLRWILVFATGHVGATLIVVTGISYAVHHRLIPVKVAVAPDVGSSYGSSAVLAALAFHLRGTPRLLWIGGLVGWYLFGVWRGRTFTDYGHLTAIVIGLIVGAIAVLASRRLERVRDRTSALAAEVSATAPAAGAARPHERPDPAPDSAPRGNELPPPLQQPHGGLDQARGNRA, translated from the coding sequence GTGCCATCCGTTTTGCACCGTTATCGCTCGCCGTGGACCCGGACCATCGACATCGGGACCGAACTGCGGGCGCTGGGAGCATGGTGGACACGTCCCGAGCGAATCGTCCGCGGGCTCCGGGCGGTCCACGATTTTCTCGGCGGCGCCCCCGCCAGCTGCGCCTACGCCTTCACCCTGTTCGTGACGTGGTGGACGCTGCGCGGCATCAGCGATATCGCCGGGCACCGGCTGATCCTGTCGTTGTCGACGAATCTGCACAATATGCGCCGCGATCCGCTCCAGGTGCTGGTGGCGTCGGCGTTCTGGACCGATGGCGGGCTCCCCTGGGTCGGTATCCTCGGATTCCTGACCGTGATGGCCTTCGCCGAGCGCTGGCTCGGCACGCTGCGCTGGATCCTGGTCTTCGCGACCGGACACGTCGGGGCGACGCTGATCGTGGTCACCGGGATCTCATATGCCGTGCACCACAGGCTGATTCCGGTGAAGGTGGCCGTCGCGCCGGATGTGGGCTCCTCGTACGGTTCCTCCGCGGTCCTCGCCGCCCTGGCGTTCCATCTGCGCGGCACGCCGCGGCTGCTGTGGATCGGCGGGCTGGTCGGCTGGTATCTGTTCGGGGTCTGGCGCGGGCGCACCTTCACCGACTACGGGCACCTGACCGCGATCGTGATCGGCCTGATCGTCGGTGCGATCGCCGTGCTGGCGTCGCGGCGGCTGGAACGGGTCCGCGACCGCACGTCCGCGCTCGCCGCGGAGGTCTCGGCGACCGCACCGGCGGCGGGGGCGGCGCGCCCGCACGAGCGCCCCGACCCCGCCCCCGATTCAGCTCCGCGCGGGAACGAGCTGCCGCCCCCGCTGCAACAACCCCACGGCGGGCTCGACCAGGCGCGCGGCAATCGGGCCTAG